In the genome of Fervidobacterium nodosum Rt17-B1, the window GTAACGATGGGGTACAGGAAATTACCATGTTCCGCAAAACCAAAAATAATATCCTTTTCAGGGCCCGAAATAAATTTTTCACTTATACCACTGACAAGAGATTTTTCTATCGCTATCTTTATGGAACCTTTATCATACTCAATTTCACATGCGTAGAACTTTGCCATTATCACCACGCTCCATTTTAAAACATCTTAAATTATTCAAATTATTTTTTTCGTCCTAGCCTTTCCAAAAGATGTTTCAACTGCCAAACTTCTTCATCGTAGTGATTTAAAAACATCGCTTTTTTAATTGAATCAAAAGCTTTCTCAAACATTGAAAGCTCATACTCAATAAGTGATTTGTATTTCCAAACAAGATGTTCTGTTGGATATTTTTTAGCAAGTGATTCGATTTTCTTATAGGATTCATCATAGAGCTTGTTTTCAATCATATGTTCGATTAATCTTAATTCCTCTTCAAAATTTTGTGACTTAACAATATTTGTAATTTTTTCTGAAATTTTTGGAATCTTTTGTGGTTCGCTTGAAATTATTTTAGAACTATTTTTATCAACATCTTTGAGAATCTTCTCTGGTTTTTTGATGCTTTCTGGAGGCAAATTTCCTTTCTTTTCTTTTGTTTTCACATGTTTGATTTTTCTCAGAATCGCGCTAGTGTCGTCAAAAACTTGCTCAAAGTAATTGTAAATTTCAGGAAAGTATTCGCCGCTACCTATTACCGAATACCCATCATCGTTAAGAAGATTCAATATTATATTTAAAACTTTTTCCACATTATCAAGATATATGAAAACCCTTCTGATAAAAATTATATCAAATTTCATGTTCATTAATGCAGAACAGTTTCCTATATTGCAAACTTTAAATGAAGTATTTTCTTTGTATTCATCCTTTATGCAATATTTATCTTCATATTTAACAAAGTACTTTTCAATTTCGTGTTCTGAAAGAAACCTTATACTCCAAAATCTGTAACAACCATTGATAGCTTCTTCTATCCTTTGATGATTTACATCGATACCTAATATGTTATACTCAACACTCATTTCTTTGGCGATTATCGATGTAGAATAAACCTCCTCACCTTTAGAGCAGCCAATTGAAAGAATATTCCATTTTGGTTTTGACTTCAGAATACTTTTAAGCTTTTCAAATGTTTTCTTATCTCTGAAAAAATACGATTCTCCTATCGTCAGATTCTCAATAACAAGTAATTCAAAATGCTCTTCAGGAATCTCATCGATAGGAATAATCGAAATTCTTTCAATAAATCTATTCAATCTTTCTTCTTCAACTTTCATACGGTGTTTTTTTAACACCTCAACTGTGCGGGATTTGATTTTAGAAACTGTGTCCAAATATTACACCCCCGAAGATGAAAAATATCATGTTAAAATAAAATTAATCCCACATTTACACTTTTATTATAACACACTTTGTGTTATACTAAGTAAATGAATTTTGATTAAAAATAGAAATTAATAGGGGAGGAAAATTATGCTTAATATTCGCAACACTAACAAAAGTATAAAAGTCGGGGTTATAGGATATTCCGGTTCGATTAACGAAAGCCCAGTAAAGGAATTGGAAAATATTTGTGTCAAACTTGGTGAAGAACTTGGAAAAAGATATGTTGTATTCACAGGTGGAAGAGACGGTGTTATGGAACTTGTTTGTAAAGGTGTAGCGAATGTTAATGGTTTTTCTGTAGGAGTATTACCTTGGGAAGGTTCAGACTCGAATGAGTACAATTCGTTAGTTATATCCACTGGTCTTGATTTCCAAATGCGTTCTTTTATACTCGTGAAAAGTGTAGATGTTGTAGTGTCCATAGGTGGTGAAATTGGTACCGCCGTTGAGATTTTAGCCACTTATGCCAATAAAAAACCCGTTATATTACTCAGGGGAACAGGTGGCTGGACAGATAGAATATCGAAAGTGCTTATAGACGATAAATATCTCGATAACAGAAAAATGGCGCCGGTATACCAAGCTTGGAGTGTGGAAGAGGTATTGGATATAATAGAAAAAATACAAAAGTAAATAGATGTTATCTGTGGGGGTGTAGTATGCTTAAATACGCGCCTGTAGTTATTGTTACGCTATTCTGGGGGATGTCTTTTGTCGCAACTAAGTTTGTAGTAAGCGTTTTTCCACCATTCCCAGCCGCACTTTACAGGTTCATAATAGCGCTTCTGGTATTGTTTCCATTTACTAAAAATAAAAAAATAAAGGATATAAATGCTTTCTGGGCGGGCTTTTGGGGAATAACTATGTATTTTGTTTTTGAGAATACCGCCCTTGTTTACACTAACCCAACAAATGCTGCTGTAATTGTATC includes:
- a CDS encoding CheR family methyltransferase, with the translated sequence MDTVSKIKSRTVEVLKKHRMKVEEERLNRFIERISIIPIDEIPEEHFELLVIENLTIGESYFFRDKKTFEKLKSILKSKPKWNILSIGCSKGEEVYSTSIIAKEMSVEYNILGIDVNHQRIEEAINGCYRFWSIRFLSEHEIEKYFVKYEDKYCIKDEYKENTSFKVCNIGNCSALMNMKFDIIFIRRVFIYLDNVEKVLNIILNLLNDDGYSVIGSGEYFPEIYNYFEQVFDDTSAILRKIKHVKTKEKKGNLPPESIKKPEKILKDVDKNSSKIISSEPQKIPKISEKITNIVKSQNFEEELRLIEHMIENKLYDESYKKIESLAKKYPTEHLVWKYKSLIEYELSMFEKAFDSIKKAMFLNHYDEEVWQLKHLLERLGRKK
- a CDS encoding TIGR00725 family protein; its protein translation is MLNIRNTNKSIKVGVIGYSGSINESPVKELENICVKLGEELGKRYVVFTGGRDGVMELVCKGVANVNGFSVGVLPWEGSDSNEYNSLVISTGLDFQMRSFILVKSVDVVVSIGGEIGTAVEILATYANKKPVILLRGTGGWTDRISKVLIDDKYLDNRKMAPVYQAWSVEEVLDIIEKIQK